A single window of Fibrobacter sp. DNA harbors:
- a CDS encoding glycosyl hydrolase family 5 — protein sequence MMKFPFFKALLLSSALVIAWNCTGDDILKPNPGNDANASTPCWLFVSDMDYLITATETGYVVSTITGVPVGAYDPQTGIIYDVNANPIVSGLDLSILPIVNLNSDGTVTDLNGNPIVPTPVIPTSSAVIASSATIPVVSSSSVVTPASSATVPQPKSSAQEKSSSSEAKSSATEQPKSSSSVQTAQCGDQQCYDAPSAKCVGKNNEQTGPKGEKYAYDNSCALKCYYDPDNKECKNLGASTNPKSSSSAKSSSSAKSSSSVQSSSSGQLTGGCPNIKTTGGKSGSGWATRYWDCCKPHCSGATNTSYHSKQCTNKGKTESTDWGAGSVCSGGNMMACTSQIPFTIDGCDEYGFAFAAVPAADGGSCGKCFQLTFTGEGHYNSTNANTKKLKGKKLIIMTTNIGGDVQQGQFDIMIPGGGVGMFNGCSSMGWGAQGAQYGGLLSDCETESNYNAGTYAKCLTDKCNKAFSNDEQAKKGCMFLVDWMQSAGNPEHNYVEVECPEVLKQRY from the coding sequence ATGATGAAATTTCCATTCTTTAAAGCATTGCTGCTTTCCAGCGCCTTGGTGATCGCCTGGAATTGCACAGGCGACGACATATTAAAACCGAATCCAGGTAACGATGCAAACGCATCAACACCCTGTTGGCTTTTCGTGAGCGACATGGATTACCTGATTACCGCGACAGAAACGGGCTATGTCGTCAGCACCATTACCGGAGTTCCCGTTGGGGCCTACGATCCGCAAACCGGAATTATTTACGATGTGAACGCAAATCCCATCGTCTCAGGCCTGGACTTGAGTATCCTGCCTATCGTAAATCTGAACTCCGATGGTACCGTCACAGACCTGAATGGCAATCCTATCGTTCCCACTCCCGTCATTCCGACATCCAGCGCCGTCATTGCCAGTTCCGCAACTATTCCCGTCGTCTCTTCCAGCAGCGTAGTGACTCCGGCATCTTCCGCCACAGTCCCGCAGCCCAAGAGCTCCGCCCAGGAAAAGAGTTCTTCCTCCGAAGCCAAGTCCTCTGCGACAGAACAACCGAAATCATCTTCCTCCGTGCAAACCGCCCAATGTGGCGACCAACAATGCTACGACGCCCCGTCGGCGAAATGCGTTGGCAAAAACAATGAGCAGACTGGTCCGAAGGGTGAAAAATACGCATACGACAACTCTTGTGCTTTGAAATGCTATTACGACCCCGACAACAAGGAATGCAAAAACCTCGGAGCCTCTACTAATCCCAAGAGCAGCTCCAGCGCCAAGTCCTCGAGCAGCGCGAAGTCCAGCTCTAGCGTACAGTCCAGTTCCTCTGGACAGTTGACCGGCGGATGCCCGAACATCAAAACGACCGGCGGTAAATCCGGCTCCGGCTGGGCCACCCGTTACTGGGACTGCTGCAAGCCCCATTGCTCCGGAGCGACAAACACTTCTTACCATTCCAAGCAGTGCACCAACAAGGGAAAAACCGAAAGTACTGACTGGGGTGCAGGAAGCGTCTGCAGCGGCGGAAACATGATGGCTTGCACAAGCCAGATTCCGTTCACCATTGACGGCTGTGACGAATACGGTTTCGCATTCGCCGCTGTTCCGGCTGCTGACGGTGGATCCTGCGGCAAGTGTTTCCAGCTCACATTTACCGGCGAAGGTCACTACAACTCTACGAACGCCAACACCAAAAAACTCAAGGGCAAGAAGCTCATCATTATGACGACAAACATCGGTGGTGACGTTCAACAGGGACAGTTCGATATCATGATCCCGGGCGGTGGCGTCGGCATGTTCAACGGCTGCTCTTCCATGGGCTGGGGAGCACAAGGCGCACAATACGGCGGCCTCCTCTCCGACTGCGAAACAGAAAGCAACTACAATGCGGGCACATATGCAAAATGCCTTACCGACAAGTGCAACAAGGCTTTCAGCAACGACGAACAAGCCAAGAAGGGTTGCATGTTCCTTGTCGATTGGATGCAGTCCGCAGGCAACCCCGAGCACAACTACGTGGAAGTGGAATGCCCCGAAGTGCTCAAGCAGAGATACTAA